A section of the Jannaschia sp. S6380 genome encodes:
- the rplB gene encoding 50S ribosomal protein L2 — MALKSYKPTTPGQRGLVLIDRSELWKGRPVKALTEGLTKNGGRNNTGRITMRRKGGGAKRLYRIVDFKRSKLDVQANVERIEYDPNRTAFIALIRYTDGEQAYILAPQRLAVGDRVVASAKADIKPGNAMPFQGMPIGTIVHNIELKPGKGGQIARAAGTYAQFVGRDGGYAQIRLSSGELRLVRQECMATVGAVSNPDNSNQNIGKAGRNRHKGIRPSVRGVVMNPIDHPHGGGEGRTSGGRHPVTPWGKPTKGARTRNKNKASSRLIVRSRHAKKKGR, encoded by the coding sequence ATGGCACTCAAGTCGTACAAGCCGACGACGCCGGGCCAGCGTGGGCTGGTTCTGATCGACCGTTCGGAGCTGTGGAAAGGTCGCCCCGTCAAGGCGCTGACCGAAGGCCTGACCAAGAATGGCGGCCGGAACAACACCGGACGGATCACGATGCGCCGCAAGGGCGGGGGCGCCAAGCGCCTCTATCGGATCGTCGATTTCAAACGCAGCAAGCTGGACGTGCAGGCGAACGTCGAACGGATCGAGTACGATCCGAACCGGACCGCCTTCATCGCGCTCATCCGCTATACCGATGGCGAACAGGCCTATATCCTCGCCCCCCAGCGTCTCGCCGTCGGCGACCGCGTCGTGGCGAGCGCCAAGGCCGACATCAAGCCCGGCAACGCGATGCCTTTTCAGGGCATGCCCATCGGCACGATCGTTCACAACATCGAGCTGAAGCCCGGCAAGGGCGGCCAGATCGCGCGCGCGGCAGGCACGTATGCCCAGTTCGTCGGGCGTGACGGCGGCTACGCCCAGATCCGGCTCTCCTCGGGCGAGCTTCGCCTGGTGCGCCAGGAATGCATGGCGACCGTGGGCGCGGTCTCGAACCCCGACAACTCGAACCAGAACATCGGCAAGGCCGGCCGCAACCGGCACAAGGGCATCCGCCCGTCGGTCCGCGGCGTCGTGATGAACCCGATCGACCACCCGCATGGTGGCGGCGAAGGCCGCACCTCGGGCGGCCGTCACCCGGTCACGCCGTGGGGCAAGCCCACCAAGGGCGCCCGTACCCGCAACAAGAACAAGGCGTCCAGCCGACTGATCGTCCGGTCGCGTCACGCCAAGAAGAAAGGCCGCTGA
- the rplV gene encoding 50S ribosomal protein L22, whose translation MGKEKNPRRVADNEAMAKLRSLRTSPQKLNLVAAMIRGKKVETALSDLTFSKKRIAVDVKKCLQSAIANAENNHNLDVDELIVAEAWVGKNLTMKRGRPRARGRFGRITKPFAELTIKVRQVEEQA comes from the coding sequence ATGGGCAAGGAAAAGAATCCCCGCCGCGTGGCTGACAACGAAGCCATGGCGAAGCTGCGGTCGCTGCGCACCAGCCCGCAGAAGCTGAACCTCGTGGCCGCGATGATCCGCGGCAAGAAGGTCGAGACCGCGCTGAGCGATCTGACGTTCTCGAAGAAGCGGATCGCGGTCGACGTCAAGAAGTGCCTGCAATCCGCGATCGCGAATGCCGAGAACAACCACAATCTCGATGTCGACGAACTGATCGTGGCCGAGGCGTGGGTCGGCAAGAACCTGACGATGAAGCGCGGACGCCCCCGGGCCCGCGGCCGTTTCGGGCGCATCACCAAGCCCTTCGCGGAACTGACGATCAAGGTGCGGCAAGTTGAGGAGCAAGCCTGA
- the rplD gene encoding 50S ribosomal protein L4, which yields MKLDVITLDGGKAGSVELSDDVFGQEPRRDILFRVVRWQRNKAQQGTHKVKTRSEVSYSTKKIVRQKGSGGARHGSRKAPIFRKGGVYKGPTPRSHAHDLTKKVRAMGLRHALSSKAASGNLVVVDDLAAANAKTSALAKQVADLGWKRALVIDGATVNEDFAQAARNLGNVDVLPSMGANVMDILKRDTLVLTKAGVEALEARLK from the coding sequence ATGAAACTCGATGTCATCACCCTGGACGGCGGCAAGGCCGGTTCGGTCGAGCTGAGCGACGACGTTTTCGGACAGGAACCGCGCCGCGACATCCTGTTCCGCGTTGTCCGCTGGCAGCGCAACAAGGCGCAGCAGGGCACGCACAAGGTCAAGACGCGCTCCGAGGTCAGCTATTCGACCAAGAAGATCGTCCGCCAGAAGGGCTCCGGCGGTGCGCGCCACGGCTCGCGCAAGGCGCCGATCTTCCGCAAGGGCGGCGTCTACAAGGGCCCCACGCCCCGCAGCCACGCCCACGACCTGACCAAGAAGGTCCGCGCCATGGGGCTGCGTCACGCGCTGTCGTCAAAGGCCGCGTCCGGCAATCTGGTCGTTGTCGACGACCTTGCCGCCGCGAACGCCAAGACGTCCGCGCTGGCCAAGCAGGTCGCGGATCTCGGCTGGAAGCGCGCGCTCGTCATCGACGGCGCCACGGTGAACGAGGACTTCGCGCAAGCCGCGCGCAACCTCGGCAACGTGGACGTCCTGCCGTCGATGGGCGCCAACGTCATGGACATCCTCAAGCGTGACACGCTCGTGCTCACGAAGGCGGGTGTCGAGGCCCTGGAGGCACGACTGAAATGA
- the rplP gene encoding 50S ribosomal protein L16: protein MLQPKRTKFRKAFKGRIKGDAKGGSDLNFGTYGLKATQPERVTARQIEAARRAMTRHMKRQGRVWIRIFPDLPVTSKPTEVRMGKGKGSVDYWACKVKPGRVMFEIDGVNETVAREALRLAAMKLPIKTRTVVREDW from the coding sequence ATGTTGCAACCGAAACGGACGAAGTTCCGCAAAGCCTTCAAGGGCCGCATCAAGGGCGACGCCAAGGGTGGCTCGGATCTGAACTTCGGCACTTATGGCCTGAAGGCGACGCAACCCGAGCGGGTCACCGCCCGTCAGATCGAGGCTGCCCGCCGTGCCATGACGCGCCACATGAAGCGTCAGGGCCGTGTCTGGATCCGGATTTTCCCGGACCTGCCGGTGACGTCCAAACCCACCGAAGTGCGGATGGGTAAGGGCAAGGGTTCGGTCGATTACTGGGCTTGCAAGGTCAAACCGGGCCGCGTGATGTTCGAGATCGACGGCGTCAACGAGACCGTCGCGCGCGAGGCGCTGCGCCTGGCCGCGATGAAGCTGCCGATCAAGACGCGCACGGTGGTCC
- a CDS encoding 50S ribosomal protein L23 → MNTYDVIRKPIITEKATMASEANGVVFEVAIDANKPQIKSAVEELFGVKVKAVNTTITKGKVKRFRGQMGRRKDVKKAYVTLEEGNTIDMTTGL, encoded by the coding sequence ATGAACACCTACGACGTGATCCGCAAACCGATCATCACCGAGAAGGCGACCATGGCGTCCGAAGCCAACGGCGTGGTCTTCGAGGTGGCGATCGACGCCAACAAGCCGCAGATCAAGTCCGCGGTCGAGGAACTGTTCGGCGTGAAGGTGAAGGCCGTGAACACGACCATCACCAAGGGCAAGGTCAAGCGCTTCCGCGGCCAGATGGGCCGCCGGAAGGACGTGAAGAAAGCCTACGTGACCCTTGAAGAGGGCAACACAATCGACATGACGACTGGGCTGTGA
- the rpsS gene encoding 30S ribosomal protein S19: MSRSVWKGPFVDAFVLKKAEAARESGRNDVIKIWSRRSTILPQFVGLTFGVYNGQKHIPVNVSEDMIGQKFGEYSPTRTYYGHAADKKAKRK, from the coding sequence ATGAGCCGCTCCGTCTGGAAAGGCCCGTTCGTGGACGCCTTCGTGCTGAAGAAAGCCGAAGCCGCCCGCGAATCCGGCCGAAACGACGTGATCAAGATCTGGTCGCGCCGCTCCACCATCCTGCCGCAGTTCGTCGGCCTCACCTTCGGCGTCTACAACGGGCAGAAGCATATCCCCGTGAACGTGTCCGAAGACATGATCGGTCAGAAGTTCGGCGAATACTCCCCGACGCGCACCTATTACGGGCACGCGGCCGACAAGAAAGCCAAGAGGAAGTAA
- the rpsC gene encoding 30S ribosomal protein S3: protein MGNKVNPIGMRLQVNRTWDSRWYADTKDYGNLLLEDLRMREFIEEECKQAGVSRVIIERPHKKCRVTIHTARPGVIIGKKGADIEVLRKKLAAMTDSELHLNIVEVRKPELDAALVGESIAQQLERRVSFRRAMKRAVQNAMRMGALGIRVNLAGRLGGAEIARTEWYREGRVPLHTLRADIDFANIEAKTPYGIIGIKVWIFKGEIMEHDPSARDRKAQELQDGPAPRGAGGRRDDRPRGDRRR, encoded by the coding sequence ATGGGTAACAAGGTCAACCCGATCGGCATGCGGCTCCAGGTCAATCGCACCTGGGACAGCCGCTGGTACGCCGATACGAAGGATTACGGCAATCTCCTGCTCGAGGACCTGCGCATGCGCGAGTTCATCGAGGAGGAGTGCAAACAGGCCGGCGTCAGCCGCGTCATCATCGAACGTCCGCACAAGAAGTGCCGCGTGACGATCCACACGGCCCGTCCGGGTGTGATTATCGGCAAGAAGGGTGCGGATATCGAGGTTCTGCGCAAGAAGCTGGCCGCGATGACGGATAGCGAGCTTCACCTGAACATCGTCGAGGTGCGCAAGCCCGAGCTCGATGCCGCGCTGGTCGGCGAGAGCATCGCCCAGCAGTTGGAGCGTCGCGTCTCGTTCCGTCGCGCGATGAAGCGTGCGGTCCAGAACGCCATGCGGATGGGTGCGCTCGGCATCCGGGTGAACCTGGCGGGCCGTCTCGGCGGCGCCGAGATCGCACGGACGGAGTGGTATCGCGAGGGCCGCGTGCCGCTGCATACGCTGCGCGCCGACATCGACTTCGCGAATATCGAGGCCAAGACGCCCTATGGGATCATCGGGATCAAGGTCTGGATCTTCAAGGGCGAGATCATGGAGCACGATCCGTCGGCCCGTGACCGCAAGGCCCAGGAACTTCAGGACGGCCCCGCCCCGCGCGGCGCGGGTGGACGTCGCGACGATCGCCCCCGCGGCGACCGTCGGCGCTGA
- a CDS encoding peptide-methionine (R)-S-oxide reductase yields the protein MTPTDFTRRGLLTSAATLAAGTALAGSARAETVVAPSGRTITKYVPEESDFPYEVQRTEAEWMDHLDGNEEAYGILRKANTEWPKTTEMWREAHPGGYLCRGCDLPVYDAGWFEPLDKGWVFFHHAEPNSVMFGLDGAVRAYGQAGMTGENFAMSEVHCRRCGSHLGHHIKVAGMWLHCINGTSLTLA from the coding sequence ATGACCCCGACCGATTTCACCCGCCGCGGCCTGTTGACCTCCGCTGCCACGCTTGCCGCCGGGACCGCCCTCGCCGGATCGGCCCGCGCCGAGACAGTTGTCGCCCCCTCCGGTCGGACGATAACCAAATACGTTCCCGAAGAGTCGGACTTCCCTTATGAGGTCCAGCGCACCGAGGCCGAATGGATGGACCATCTCGACGGGAACGAGGAAGCCTACGGCATCCTGCGGAAGGCCAATACCGAATGGCCGAAGACCACCGAGATGTGGCGCGAGGCGCATCCGGGCGGATATCTCTGCCGCGGCTGCGACCTGCCGGTCTACGACGCCGGATGGTTCGAACCGCTGGACAAGGGATGGGTCTTCTTTCACCACGCCGAGCCGAACAGCGTGATGTTTGGTCTCGATGGGGCGGTCCGGGCCTATGGGCAGGCCGGCATGACCGGCGAGAATTTCGCCATGTCCGAGGTGCACTGCCGCCGCTGCGGCTCGCACCTGGGCCATCACATCAAGGTAGCCGGCATGTGGCTGCACTGCATTAACGGCACATCGCTCACGCTCGCCTGA
- the rpsJ gene encoding 30S ribosomal protein S10 translates to MKSQNIRIRLKAFDYRVLDASTQEIVNTAKRTGAQVRGPIPLPNKIERFTVLRGPHIDKKSRDQWEIRTHKRMLDIVDPTPQTVDALMKLDLAAGVDVEIKV, encoded by the coding sequence ATGAAAAGCCAGAATATCCGTATCCGGCTGAAGGCGTTCGATTACCGCGTTCTGGATGCCAGCACGCAGGAAATCGTCAACACCGCCAAGCGCACGGGTGCCCAGGTTCGCGGGCCGATCCCGCTTCCCAACAAGATCGAGCGTTTCACCGTCCTGCGCGGTCCGCACATCGACAAGAAGTCGCGCGACCAGTGGGAAATCCGCACGCACAAGCGGATGCTCGATATCGTCGACCCGACGCCGCAGACCGTGGACGCGCTCATGAAGCTCGACCTGGCCGCGGGCGTCGACGTCGAGATCAAGGTCTGA
- the rplC gene encoding 50S ribosomal protein L3, with product MLRSGVIAKKVGMTRLFMEDGKQIPVTVLQLDALQVVGQRTADKHGYTAVQLGAGTAKAKRTSQAMRGVFKAANVEPKRKVAEFRVDEDALIEVGEEIIADHYFEGQFVDVSGTSIGKGFAGAMKRWNFGGLRASHGVSISHRSHGSTGQCQDPGKVFKGKKMAGHMGAARVTTQNLQVVRTDTDRGLIMVKGAVPGSKGGWVTIKDAVKKPFPESAIVPAALMSAKREAAKAAEEAAAAAEAEAKAAAEAQAAEQAAAEEAALKEAEAQISEESASTDNSDAEKKEGDE from the coding sequence ATGCTGCGTTCCGGAGTGATCGCCAAGAAGGTGGGCATGACCCGCCTGTTCATGGAAGACGGCAAGCAGATTCCCGTCACCGTGCTGCAACTCGACGCGCTTCAGGTCGTCGGTCAGCGCACCGCAGACAAGCACGGCTACACCGCCGTCCAGCTGGGTGCCGGCACGGCCAAGGCCAAGCGCACGTCCCAGGCGATGCGCGGCGTCTTCAAGGCCGCCAATGTTGAGCCCAAGCGCAAGGTCGCCGAGTTCCGCGTGGACGAGGATGCCCTGATCGAAGTCGGCGAGGAAATTATCGCCGACCACTATTTCGAGGGTCAATTCGTCGATGTCAGCGGCACCTCGATCGGCAAGGGTTTCGCCGGCGCGATGAAGCGTTGGAACTTCGGCGGTTTGCGCGCCTCGCACGGCGTGTCGATCAGCCACCGCTCGCACGGCTCCACCGGTCAGTGTCAGGACCCCGGCAAGGTGTTCAAGGGCAAGAAGATGGCCGGTCACATGGGCGCCGCCCGCGTGACCACGCAAAACCTGCAGGTCGTCCGCACCGACACCGACCGTGGCCTGATCATGGTCAAGGGCGCCGTTCCCGGCTCCAAGGGCGGATGGGTCACGATCAAGGATGCGGTCAAGAAGCCGTTCCCCGAGAGTGCCATCGTTCCTGCCGCGCTGATGTCGGCGAAGCGCGAGGCCGCGAAGGCCGCCGAAGAGGCCGCCGCCGCCGCCGAGGCCGAGGCCAAGGCCGCCGCCGAGGCGCAGGCCGCCGAGCAGGCCGCCGCAGAGGAAGCCGCGCTGAAGGAAGCTGAGGCGCAGATCTCGGAAGAGAGCGCGTCGACGGACAATTCGGACGCCGAGAAGAAGGAAGGTGACGAATGA